From Lolium perenne isolate Kyuss_39 chromosome 5, Kyuss_2.0, whole genome shotgun sequence, a single genomic window includes:
- the LOC127299766 gene encoding uncharacterized protein: MSLRRLLSAAVSANLRRSLSTATSSHPPWAMIDYTSRVDQSSSAPTPCFRPLEPPGVSTISSPAHLLNPRERPAPGSNFVQLLGGEVRAASGDGHLLLNYRDLRAEAPCTSWDLCMDMEIQHFVCNPLSGQMLRLPDIGGSRTTLLDNHMGILTQAGGGRRHGRGPPDRFAVAELVSRGGTLLRFLSDEGKWNTVVMGIRRRSMPPRNMSLNQETVAFGGRLWWVDLTLGVISLDPFRDTPEIFCTLLPSRSVLPARAPTETADFSKDEETAKYMREVAKYRRVGVSEGRLRYAELTPGGPFLLSSFALDDEGRAWTLEQQVELRKVLADGGYPVRHNSAAPQIAVLDPLNACAVHLKVGDHVVVVDIHKGKVIGASRLQDDYSSLVPCVLPPWLGASRIPTTGKKDDMEAPDDLVICL, from the coding sequence ATGTCGCTCCGGCGACTCCTCTCCGCCGCCGTCTCCGCCAACCTCCGACGCTCcctctccaccgccacctcctcgCACCCACCATGGGCCATGATTGACTACACGTCGCGCGTCGACCAATCATCGTCGGCGCCGACCCCATGCTTCCGCCCCCTCGAGCCTCCGGGCGTCTCAACCATCTCCTCCCCGGCGCACCTCCTCAACCCCAGGGAACGCCCCGCCCCTGGCAGCAACTTCGTCCAGCTCCTTGGCGGCGAGGTTCGCGCCGCAAGCGGCGACGGCCACCTTCTCCTCAACTACCGCGATCTCCGAGCGGAGGCGCCCTGCACCTCCTGGGATCTATGCATGGACATGGAAATCCAGCACTTTGTCTGCAACCCTCTCAGCGGCCAGATGCTCAGGCTGCCGGACATCGGAGGCTCCAGGACGACCCTTCTGGACAACCACATGGGGATCCTCACCCAGGCCGGTGGCGGGCGCCGGCACgggcgcgggccgcctgacaggttcGCCGTAGCCGAGCTCGTCAGCCGAGGCGGCACCCTTCTGCGGTTTCTCTCGGATGAAGGGAAGTGGAACACGGTGGTGATGGGCATACGGCGCCGATCAATGCCGCCGCGCAATATGTCGCTAAACCAAGAGACGGTTGCCTTCGGCGGCCGGCTGTGGTGGGTCGACCTGACCTTGGGCGTCATCTCCCTCGACCCGTTCCGCGACACGCCGGAGATCTTCTGCACCCTGCTGCCCAGCCGCAGCGTGCTGCCTGCACGCGCACCCACGGAGACTGCAGATTTCAGCAAGGACGAGGAAACTGCCAAGTACATGAGGGAGGTGGCCAAGTACCGGCGCGTTGGGGTCAGCGAGGGGAGGCTGAGGTACGCCGAGCTCACTCCGGGCGGGCCATTTCTGCTCAGCTCGTTTGCGCTCGACGACGAGGGCCGCGCCTGGACGCTGGAGCAGCAGGTGGAGCTCAGAAAGGTCTTGGCGGATGGAGGCTATCCCGTGCGGCACAACTCGGCGGCGCCACAGATCGCCGTCCTCGACCCTCTTAACGCCTGCGCCGTGCATCTCAAGGTCGGCGACCACGTCGTCGTCGTGGACATCCACAAGGGGAAGGTGATCGGGGCATCTCGGCTGCAAGATGACTACTCTTCTCTTGTACCATGTGTGCTTCCGCCGTGGCTTGGAGCAAGCCGGATCCCTACAACAG